A portion of the Desulfomonilia bacterium genome contains these proteins:
- a CDS encoding tetratricopeptide repeat protein, protein MRKLFIMSLFLIILLSQSACSKSPDEKRADYLMSADKYAAQDKYAEAAIQYQNALKIAPDDATTLIKLGELQMILQRHGDAFSSFMKASRIDPKNIKAHSNLATIYLLARKYDEASKEATIVLGLNPSDIHAKEILAQSLFLSGKKDEALTLLNNLIAKDEAGEGMFIDAVQILYEMGNMDDALKLIDAGLKKFPSSAGIRMVSCQVYLAKNKPDIALKMAEDAYSISKEDINSGLFLAGFAAKNNMPERFASVMADMKKKYPDDYRIYQLLAEEAGRNKNIDNAIKFADKALELNYSEQNAILLSELYVQKGNIDSAIDTLNKAVTKFPSSVSLKIVLARQLLVKNDADKALQIIDPLVKSMPENPDIAILAARIYMMRGEQEKARSFIEFALKDKKDDPKLHAMLASIYFKSAEYRRALSEVEITHKEGSSSVELLNIGVISALNLDQPDKALKFIQMLKKAAPSDWATTYSEITYFLYKKDSASAFRLAEKAIRTWPDKMEALTIYAQTGSDTIGPAATIQGISSICAKSKSSNCMLVLSVLYEKAGMRNDALAKIKGAISQEPGRDDLYYALADFYTRNDMTDLAIAEFKDLLIKKPDDMKSATMLAILLNDSGDIVNAEKTYSYILDKDPSNRIAANNLAWILAERGRKTDLDKAMDLATKAKRSAPGNPSIADTLGYVYLKKDMVNNAKVQFLIALDKNPDDPAFNYHMAMALTKEGKKKEAALYLKTALKTKSFNERKDAENLLKQIGG, encoded by the coding sequence ATCTTATGAGTGCGGATAAATATGCGGCGCAGGATAAATATGCCGAAGCTGCAATTCAATATCAGAATGCATTAAAGATAGCCCCGGATGATGCAACCACGCTTATAAAACTCGGTGAGCTTCAGATGATCCTGCAAAGGCACGGGGACGCCTTCAGTTCATTTATGAAAGCCTCCAGGATTGATCCGAAGAATATCAAGGCGCATTCCAATCTCGCGACAATTTACCTTCTTGCCAGAAAATATGATGAGGCGTCAAAAGAGGCAACCATAGTACTCGGTCTGAATCCGTCAGATATACATGCAAAGGAGATTCTTGCACAGAGTCTCTTCCTGTCGGGGAAGAAGGATGAAGCCCTTACCCTGTTGAATAACCTGATCGCGAAGGACGAGGCGGGTGAGGGCATGTTTATCGATGCGGTCCAGATCCTTTATGAAATGGGCAATATGGATGATGCACTCAAGCTTATCGATGCAGGCTTGAAGAAATTCCCTTCGTCGGCCGGGATAAGAATGGTTTCATGCCAGGTATATCTGGCAAAAAATAAGCCCGATATCGCATTAAAAATGGCGGAGGATGCATACAGCATATCAAAAGAAGATATAAATTCCGGCCTTTTCCTTGCCGGCTTTGCAGCAAAGAACAACATGCCTGAAAGATTTGCAAGCGTCATGGCCGATATGAAGAAAAAATACCCTGATGACTATAGAATCTATCAGCTCCTGGCTGAGGAAGCAGGCAGAAACAAAAACATAGACAATGCGATCAAATTTGCTGACAAGGCCCTTGAATTGAATTACTCGGAACAGAATGCAATTCTTCTTTCCGAACTTTACGTGCAAAAGGGCAATATCGATTCTGCAATCGACACTCTCAACAAGGCGGTCACAAAATTTCCTTCATCCGTTTCATTAAAGATTGTTCTCGCACGTCAGCTTCTCGTCAAAAACGATGCCGACAAAGCGCTTCAGATAATTGATCCACTTGTTAAATCCATGCCGGAAAATCCTGATATCGCAATACTTGCAGCAAGAATTTACATGATGAGAGGAGAGCAGGAAAAAGCGCGTTCGTTCATCGAGTTCGCGCTGAAAGACAAAAAGGACGATCCGAAGCTTCATGCAATGCTCGCCTCCATATATTTCAAAAGTGCCGAATACAGGAGAGCCCTTTCCGAGGTCGAGATCACACACAAGGAAGGCTCTTCTTCCGTGGAACTGCTCAATATAGGCGTCATCTCCGCACTCAATCTGGACCAGCCCGATAAAGCCCTTAAATTCATTCAGATGCTGAAGAAGGCCGCTCCATCAGATTGGGCCACGACATATTCCGAAATAACATACTTCCTTTACAAAAAGGACAGCGCTTCCGCTTTCAGGCTTGCAGAAAAGGCAATCAGGACATGGCCCGATAAAATGGAGGCACTAACGATCTATGCCCAGACCGGCTCTGATACCATAGGCCCGGCCGCCACAATCCAGGGAATAAGCTCGATATGCGCCAAGTCAAAATCCTCGAACTGCATGCTTGTGCTATCAGTCCTGTATGAAAAGGCTGGAATGAGAAACGATGCGCTGGCTAAGATAAAAGGCGCCATCTCACAGGAACCGGGCAGGGATGACCTGTACTATGCACTTGCGGATTTCTACACCCGTAACGACATGACCGACCTTGCGATTGCGGAATTCAAGGACCTCCTTATAAAAAAACCCGACGACATGAAATCTGCTACCATGCTTGCCATACTCCTTAATGACAGCGGTGATATTGTGAACGCGGAAAAAACCTATTCTTACATCCTGGATAAGGACCCTTCAAACAGAATTGCGGCAAACAACCTGGCATGGATACTCGCTGAACGAGGCAGAAAAACCGACCTTGACAAGGCAATGGACCTTGCAACAAAGGCTAAGAGGTCAGCCCCCGGAAATCCATCCATAGCCGACACCCTGGGCTATGTTTATCTTAAGAAGGACATGGTGAACAATGCTAAAGTCCAGTTCCTGATTGCACTGGATAAAAACCCCGATGATCCTGCATTCAACTACCATATGGCTATGGCGCTCACAAAAGAGGGCAAGAAAAAGGAAGCGGCTTTATATCTGAAAACCGCGCTCAAAACAAAGTCATTCAACGAGAGGAAAGACGCCGAAAATCTGCTGAAACAGATTGGCGGTTAA
- a CDS encoding RsmE family RNA methyltransferase: protein MPRFFARISGDEALISDKDAMHIAGPLRKRPGDEILIRQGTDGFRARITGISKNEIRLEVVEKDELCDRGRARLHLGISLIDIREMDDAIRLAAELGASSICPLVAERSNIRAVSQAKLKRWEDIIKEAVKQSQRRTVPVLEPPVKLPEFVKSAVSRYMNRYYASMDGTKGILDIKDEEMCFAVGPEGGFTEQETGLFYKSGFIPVNMGKTTLRTLAAAVAAASILCI from the coding sequence ATGCCCAGATTCTTTGCCCGGATTTCAGGAGATGAAGCGCTGATTTCGGACAAGGATGCAATGCATATTGCAGGTCCTCTGAGAAAGCGTCCGGGCGACGAGATTCTTATCCGGCAGGGAACGGATGGATTCAGGGCGAGAATTACAGGCATCTCGAAGAATGAAATCAGGCTTGAAGTAGTTGAGAAAGACGAACTTTGCGACAGGGGAAGGGCGCGGCTGCACCTCGGGATATCGCTTATCGACATAAGGGAAATGGACGATGCGATCAGACTCGCTGCGGAACTGGGTGCAAGCAGCATCTGTCCGCTTGTTGCCGAAAGATCCAATATAAGGGCGGTAAGCCAGGCAAAACTGAAAAGGTGGGAAGACATAATTAAGGAGGCCGTCAAACAATCGCAGCGAAGGACAGTTCCCGTGCTCGAACCGCCGGTTAAACTTCCTGAATTCGTAAAATCGGCCGTGAGCAGATACATGAACAGATACTATGCGTCGATGGACGGTACAAAAGGCATTCTGGATATCAAAGATGAAGAGATGTGCTTTGCAGTAGGACCTGAAGGCGGTTTTACTGAACAGGAAACGGGGTTGTTTTATAAAAGCGGCTTTATTCCCGTAAACATGGGAAAAACTACATTGAGAACCCTTGCGGCCGCAGTCGCAGCCGCCTCGATCCTCTGCATCTGA
- a CDS encoding HIT domain-containing protein has product MSELRKDPIIDRWVIITDSATRTPGIIPEQALKDSLSCPFCPGNEHMCPPEILANRPFGSLPNSPDWRLRVVPNRSPVLVVEEDLKRMGEGLYDKISGIGANEVIIETPRHGIRQSEMEQPEMENLFWAYRDRLVDLKRDRRLRYALIYKNSGSNAGATLEHQYSLLMGLPIIPRGVLEEIEGAEKHYEYKERCIFCDIIRQELQQGVRLVSETRDFIAFEPFAPRVPFETWILPKRHISRFEDVEPGEIKEMSMIFIDVMKRIDRALGMPPYNYGIHTSPFSMECASYYHWHMEILPRLMPLTGFEWGSDLFINSTPPEKAAAYLKEMSI; this is encoded by the coding sequence ATGTCAGAATTGAGAAAAGATCCTATAATAGACAGGTGGGTGATAATTACCGACTCGGCGACGAGAACGCCCGGTATCATCCCTGAACAGGCTCTCAAAGACAGTCTTTCCTGTCCGTTCTGTCCCGGCAATGAACATATGTGCCCGCCTGAGATTCTTGCAAACAGGCCTTTCGGATCATTACCAAACAGCCCGGACTGGAGGCTAAGGGTGGTCCCCAACAGAAGTCCGGTGCTTGTCGTAGAGGAAGACCTGAAACGAATGGGTGAGGGACTTTATGACAAGATATCGGGGATAGGGGCTAACGAGGTCATAATAGAAACCCCCAGGCACGGAATAAGGCAGTCGGAAATGGAGCAGCCTGAGATGGAAAATCTCTTCTGGGCATACCGCGACAGGCTTGTTGATTTAAAGCGGGACCGCCGTCTGAGATATGCGCTTATCTATAAAAATTCCGGTTCCAATGCAGGGGCTACGCTCGAACATCAGTATTCGCTGCTTATGGGGCTTCCCATTATTCCCAGGGGTGTTCTTGAAGAAATTGAAGGCGCCGAAAAGCATTATGAATATAAGGAACGATGCATCTTCTGCGATATCATCAGGCAGGAACTGCAGCAGGGTGTAAGGCTCGTTTCGGAGACAAGGGATTTTATCGCATTTGAACCGTTCGCGCCCAGGGTTCCGTTCGAGACCTGGATATTGCCCAAGAGGCATATATCCAGATTCGAAGACGTCGAGCCGGGTGAGATAAAGGAAATGTCCATGATATTCATAGATGTCATGAAGAGAATAGACAGAGCGCTCGGCATGCCCCCTTACAACTATGGAATACATACGTCACCGTTCTCAATGGAATGCGCCTCATATTACCACTGGCATATGGAAATACTGCCCAGGCTGATGCCGCTCACCGGTTTCGAGTGGGGGTCGGACCTGTTTATCAACTCGACCCCTCCTGAAAAGGCCGCAGCCTACCTCAAGGAAATGTCCATATGA
- a CDS encoding alpha-amylase/4-alpha-glucanotransferase domain-containing protein translates to MSEKIKLAFCIHSHQPVGNYPKVFEQGARDCYLPFLEYLKKYPDIRATLHFTGPLLEWFEKKRPEFYNLLGALISTGQVELMGGGFYEPILPAIPADDAVRQIMMCCEFFLKKFGMKPSGIWCTERVWDPSLPLKISGSGIDYTLLDDTHFLAAGLRPDDVHGYYITEREGASLKVFPIDMNLRYLIPFKEPRVIIDYLLELRDRGVEVVTYGDDGEKFGMWPGTLKWVYEDKWLERFMEAMSRCEDVEIVTLKSVLENHQPKGLIYLPTASYQEMMEWSLFPEQGRLYGSLVRDAKNSWDWNAKRGFLRGGTWDNFLAKYPESNRMHKKMLRISRLVREYGSDETALRHLFMAQCNCGYWHGLFGGVYLDILREAIYENLLKAEKIVDEKRLKDKPYIVENYDYDIDGNDEILVSGRRINCIISPDENGSVFGLEYKPGERCITNVMMRHEEIYHNKILSSSGTQSSHDSGNKPLSIHDIAFVSSDELKSLLVYDSYSRNSFITHVINGRPDTESLLQGLKPEGFPDTLRPFRLDGMSGEGDVLKVMLSANDEGLDITKTITFDPEGSILLEQSISGEIDDDMFLAVEMNIMMPDKPAIKDVGEIDERGIFTGRRMVFNDAGRNLSVCIESDSVWEIVLLPIECASQSESGFEKTFQGWCMYFIRRIKGGIPWLAINMGEICQN, encoded by the coding sequence ATGTCTGAGAAGATAAAACTGGCTTTTTGCATCCATTCTCATCAACCTGTGGGCAATTATCCGAAAGTGTTCGAACAGGGGGCAAGAGACTGCTATCTGCCATTCCTTGAATATCTGAAGAAATATCCCGACATCAGAGCCACACTTCATTTCACGGGACCGCTGCTTGAGTGGTTTGAGAAAAAAAGGCCTGAATTTTACAATCTGCTGGGCGCTCTTATCTCAACAGGTCAGGTGGAGCTGATGGGTGGCGGATTCTATGAGCCCATACTTCCGGCCATTCCGGCAGATGATGCAGTAAGGCAGATCATGATGTGCTGCGAGTTTTTCCTTAAGAAATTCGGTATGAAGCCATCCGGGATATGGTGCACGGAAAGGGTGTGGGACCCGTCTCTTCCCCTGAAGATATCAGGCTCGGGGATAGACTATACGCTACTCGATGATACACACTTCCTTGCCGCAGGGCTCAGGCCCGATGACGTTCACGGATATTATATCACGGAAAGGGAAGGGGCATCGCTGAAGGTGTTTCCGATAGACATGAACCTCAGGTATCTGATCCCGTTCAAGGAGCCCCGGGTGATAATAGATTACCTTCTGGAACTAAGGGACAGGGGGGTCGAGGTCGTCACTTACGGGGATGACGGCGAGAAGTTCGGGATGTGGCCGGGTACGCTCAAGTGGGTATATGAGGACAAGTGGCTCGAACGGTTCATGGAGGCTATGAGCAGGTGTGAAGACGTAGAGATTGTAACGCTGAAGAGCGTACTTGAAAACCACCAACCCAAGGGACTTATCTATCTCCCGACTGCGTCTTACCAGGAGATGATGGAATGGAGCCTGTTCCCGGAGCAGGGAAGGCTTTACGGAAGCCTTGTCAGGGACGCGAAAAACTCCTGGGACTGGAACGCGAAAAGGGGCTTTTTAAGAGGCGGCACCTGGGACAATTTTCTGGCAAAGTATCCCGAAAGCAACAGAATGCACAAAAAGATGCTCAGGATCAGCAGGCTTGTCAGGGAATACGGTTCCGATGAAACGGCCCTGAGGCATCTTTTCATGGCGCAGTGCAACTGCGGCTACTGGCATGGCCTTTTCGGCGGAGTATATCTCGATATATTGAGAGAAGCCATTTATGAAAATCTTCTCAAGGCGGAGAAGATAGTCGATGAAAAAAGGCTTAAAGACAAACCCTATATCGTCGAAAATTACGATTATGACATTGACGGAAATGATGAGATCCTTGTTTCTGGCAGGCGCATCAACTGCATCATCTCGCCCGATGAAAACGGCTCTGTCTTCGGATTGGAATACAAGCCCGGTGAAAGATGCATTACAAATGTAATGATGAGACACGAAGAGATTTACCACAACAAGATATTGAGCTCATCGGGGACCCAGAGCAGTCATGACAGCGGAAACAAGCCGCTTTCAATTCATGATATTGCGTTTGTCTCTTCCGATGAGCTTAAAAGCCTCCTGGTTTATGACAGCTATTCGAGGAACTCTTTCATAACGCATGTCATCAATGGCAGGCCGGACACGGAAAGCCTCCTGCAAGGCCTGAAGCCTGAAGGCTTCCCGGATACCTTGAGGCCCTTCAGGCTTGACGGCATGTCCGGAGAAGGCGATGTGCTCAAGGTCATGCTTTCGGCAAATGATGAAGGACTGGATATAACAAAAACGATAACCTTTGACCCCGAAGGTTCGATTCTGCTTGAACAGAGCATTTCAGGGGAGATTGACGATGATATGTTCCTGGCGGTCGAAATGAATATCATGATGCCGGACAAACCGGCCATAAAGGATGTGGGAGAGATAGACGAAAGGGGGATTTTCACCGGGAGAAGGATGGTTTTCAATGATGCGGGCAGAAATCTTTCGGTATGCATTGAATCCGATTCCGTGTGGGAAATCGTTCTGCTTCCCATAGAATGCGCATCTCAGAGCGAATCCGGTTTTGAAAAGACCTTTCAGGGCTGGTGCATGTATTTTATAAGACGCATCAAGGGCGGCATTCCCTGGCTTGCAATTAACATGGGTGAAATATGTCAGAATTGA